Proteins found in one Exiguobacterium sp. 9-2 genomic segment:
- a CDS encoding 4-hydroxy-3-methylbut-2-enyl diphosphate reductase encodes MLVKKISPRGYCYGVVDAMKLAQQAALNKDLPRPIHILGMIVHNAHVTREFENMGVITVDGPDRLEALETIQEGTVIFTAHGISPAVYARAAEKNLHVVDATCPDVTRTHDLIRQVVADDYEVIYVGKHGHPEPEGAVGVAPEHVHLIEKVEDIDELPPQLAHKKIIVTNQTTMSQWDVQALMEHVRKKYPHVEVHNEICNATQVRQEAVADQAGDCDLVIVVGDPRSNNSNRLAQVSFDIAGTPAHRIGDLTELDLSWLEGVQQVGVTSGASTPTPITKKVIDFLQQYDPTDISTHDKTPFLELRRILPKVKVL; translated from the coding sequence ATGCTAGTAAAAAAAATCAGCCCCCGCGGCTATTGTTACGGTGTCGTCGACGCAATGAAACTTGCACAACAAGCGGCATTGAATAAAGATTTGCCACGTCCGATCCATATTTTAGGGATGATCGTCCACAATGCTCACGTCACACGTGAGTTCGAAAACATGGGCGTCATCACTGTTGATGGTCCTGATCGCCTCGAAGCCTTAGAGACGATTCAAGAGGGAACGGTCATCTTTACAGCACACGGTATTTCACCTGCTGTTTATGCTCGTGCTGCAGAGAAGAACTTACACGTCGTCGATGCGACGTGTCCTGACGTAACGCGTACCCACGACTTGATTCGTCAAGTCGTCGCAGATGATTACGAAGTCATCTACGTCGGGAAACATGGGCATCCGGAGCCTGAAGGTGCCGTCGGCGTAGCGCCGGAACATGTTCACCTCATCGAAAAAGTCGAAGATATCGATGAACTTCCTCCTCAGCTTGCTCATAAAAAAATCATCGTCACGAACCAGACAACGATGAGTCAATGGGATGTCCAAGCTTTGATGGAACACGTTCGGAAAAAATATCCGCATGTGGAAGTACACAATGAAATCTGTAACGCAACACAAGTCCGACAAGAAGCGGTAGCAGATCAAGCAGGAGACTGTGATCTCGTCATCGTCGTCGGTGACCCACGTTCGAACAACTCGAACCGTTTGGCACAGGTATCCTTTGATATCGCAGGAACTCCTGCACATCGAATCGGCGATTTAACGGAGCTTGATTTATCATGGCTTGAAGGTGTACAGCAAGTCGGCGTCACATCAGGTGCATCGACGCCAACACCGATCACGAAAAAAGTCATCGACTTCTTACAACAATATGATCCTACTGATATTAGTACGCATGACAAGACACCATTCCTTGAACTAAGACGGATTTTGCCTAAAGTCAAAGTACTTTAA
- a CDS encoding two-component system sensor histidine kinase NtrB — protein MESKKMMRSYFFQITAVLFILICLVISALAFTADRVTISRVEQQTEKQSEKSVEVSGNAIRDNVGNLHEEIMSLQLNVKNPKKLSRKIEESKLLDIDTGFKSLFYFDRKTKQITWFSSDDRRVENSTILKDDDFVQTLTSTDFHMSKLYTMESDAVTYMFVPIRDGNERVGVFGGGLSVMNSIVFRNSLESFDDQTIAYLFNSKKQLLATSSNLVTDEERVLSRSVVDRAFKSLEPSEIFSTNQDMYYFAKDLKVTDWKILVRTPRNVFYEPVYTTRQQYLIIAALTLVLSLIVGYLMSKQLTAPMLELVNKIEKSTSPKPIVLERAGSNEVKTLVAAYNEYAQRMENARLEQLSQQQTMLHQEKLASLGQLAAGIAHEIRNPLTPVKMTLQLLATEKDRNAEMLVLALSELDRANGMIQTMLDLSKGENNALQKTTIDMNDLMKKLTYILEAEAHHYEADCKIYTPSFMPKIYASEEGILQILANCVRNALQAVAFKGPDGICHLHVHVYPEEVVFIVQDNGIGMDGDQIEHVGQAFKTSKVDGNGLGIFMSKQIVRDHKGKMIFDSKPGVGTTIQVHLPRKEQME, from the coding sequence ATGGAGTCAAAGAAAATGATGCGGTCGTATTTTTTCCAAATCACCGCCGTCTTATTCATCCTGATTTGTCTTGTCATTTCAGCGCTTGCCTTCACTGCAGACCGGGTCACGATTTCCCGAGTCGAACAACAAACAGAGAAACAGAGTGAAAAAAGTGTTGAAGTCTCTGGGAATGCGATTCGCGACAATGTCGGGAATTTGCATGAAGAAATCATGAGCTTGCAGTTGAATGTCAAAAACCCTAAAAAGTTGAGTCGGAAAATTGAGGAGTCTAAATTGTTAGACATTGATACAGGGTTTAAAAGTCTCTTTTATTTTGACCGAAAGACGAAACAAATCACCTGGTTCTCAAGCGATGATCGTCGAGTGGAGAATAGTACCATCCTAAAAGACGATGATTTTGTGCAAACGTTGACGAGTACGGATTTTCATATGAGCAAGCTATATACGATGGAGTCAGATGCTGTCACGTACATGTTCGTCCCGATTCGAGACGGCAATGAGCGTGTCGGAGTCTTTGGTGGTGGATTAAGCGTCATGAATTCGATTGTTTTTCGAAATTCACTTGAATCGTTCGACGATCAGACCATTGCTTACCTCTTCAATAGTAAAAAACAATTGTTAGCCACATCCAGTAATCTCGTGACAGATGAAGAGCGCGTATTATCGAGAAGTGTGGTTGACCGTGCTTTTAAATCGCTAGAACCTTCCGAGATTTTTAGTACGAATCAAGATATGTATTACTTTGCGAAAGATTTGAAAGTGACGGATTGGAAAATACTCGTTCGAACGCCGCGAAATGTTTTTTATGAACCGGTCTATACGACACGACAACAATATTTGATCATCGCGGCTTTAACGCTTGTCCTCAGTCTAATTGTCGGCTATTTGATGTCGAAGCAGTTGACCGCGCCGATGCTTGAACTTGTAAATAAGATCGAGAAAAGCACCTCACCCAAACCGATCGTTCTTGAGCGAGCGGGATCTAATGAGGTCAAGACACTCGTTGCCGCCTATAACGAGTATGCACAACGGATGGAAAATGCGCGTCTTGAGCAATTGAGTCAGCAACAAACGATGTTACATCAAGAAAAATTAGCATCGCTCGGTCAATTAGCAGCAGGAATCGCACACGAAATCCGTAATCCATTGACGCCTGTTAAGATGACCTTACAGTTGTTAGCGACGGAAAAAGATCGTAATGCAGAAATGCTCGTTCTTGCTTTATCAGAACTCGATCGGGCGAATGGTATGATTCAAACGATGCTCGATCTGTCAAAAGGTGAGAACAATGCGCTTCAAAAAACAACGATTGATATGAATGATTTAATGAAGAAATTGACATATATCCTCGAAGCTGAAGCGCATCATTACGAGGCGGACTGCAAGATTTATACACCATCCTTTATGCCGAAGATTTATGCGTCAGAAGAGGGGATCTTACAAATTTTAGCAAACTGTGTCCGAAATGCCCTACAAGCTGTTGCGTTTAAAGGACCGGACGGCATATGTCATCTGCATGTCCATGTCTATCCAGAAGAGGTCGTATTCATTGTTCAGGATAACGGAATCGGTATGGACGGAGATCAAATCGAACATGTCGGTCAAGCATTCAAAACATCGAAAGTCGACGGAAATGGACTTGGGATCTTCATGTCGAAACAAATCGTCCGTGATCATAAAGGGAAAATGATCTTTGATAGTAAGCCGGGCGTCGGTACGACGATTCAAGTTCACTTGCCACGAAAGGAGCAAATGGAATGA
- a CDS encoding sugar ABC transporter substrate-binding protein, with product MKFNKAWLFVLIVWISSVLFISNLFVNPDPSPRRHLVGFTIVNDKHEFAQRLVDAFKTQAKINKYEAVVTTSHNSRINEREQIQEFIRMKVDAIFVTTLDDVYIANTLEEAARAGIPVFAIDRLIRSDAVVSSITSNNQLIGEQLASFIKHERIKQTGRATANIIEVAGTANVNTTNERHRGFLTGLEREPELQIVESVNGDYDPITSEKVMAQVIESGIPFDAVYCHNDDIALGVLEALKKAGIKGKIIVGIDGNRAILEAVDMKSMDATVVQSADEMMKVAFSALKLHTKNKKIPNRFYTYSYLYDGSRPITMLN from the coding sequence ATGAAATTCAATAAGGCCTGGTTATTCGTCCTGATTGTCTGGATTTCATCCGTTCTGTTCATTTCCAACTTGTTCGTCAATCCAGATCCTAGTCCACGACGTCATCTCGTTGGATTTACGATCGTGAATGATAAGCATGAGTTCGCACAACGGCTCGTAGATGCGTTTAAAACGCAGGCAAAAATCAATAAATACGAAGCGGTCGTCACGACTTCCCATAACTCACGCATCAATGAACGGGAGCAGATTCAAGAGTTCATTCGGATGAAAGTCGATGCGATCTTCGTGACGACACTAGATGACGTCTATATCGCTAATACATTAGAAGAAGCGGCTCGTGCCGGGATTCCGGTTTTTGCCATCGATCGATTGATTCGTTCCGATGCAGTCGTCAGTTCAATCACTTCAAATAATCAATTGATTGGGGAACAACTTGCATCATTCATTAAACACGAACGTATCAAGCAGACGGGACGAGCTACCGCCAATATCATTGAAGTCGCAGGGACAGCAAACGTCAATACAACGAATGAACGACACCGAGGATTTTTGACTGGTCTTGAGCGTGAGCCGGAACTTCAGATTGTCGAATCCGTGAATGGGGATTACGACCCCATCACTTCAGAAAAGGTTATGGCGCAGGTGATTGAGTCAGGAATTCCGTTTGATGCCGTCTATTGTCATAATGACGATATCGCGCTTGGTGTCCTCGAAGCATTGAAAAAAGCAGGTATCAAAGGAAAAATAATTGTCGGCATAGACGGGAATCGTGCTATATTAGAAGCTGTTGACATGAAATCGATGGATGCGACGGTCGTCCAGAGTGCTGATGAGATGATGAAAGTCGCCTTCAGTGCATTGAAGCTTCATACGAAAAACAAAAAGATTCCAAATCGTTTTTATACGTACTCCTATCTGTATGACGGTAGTAGACCCATAACCATGTTGAACTAA
- a CDS encoding DEAD/DEAH box helicase, translated as MNGFSHYQLHPFVIEALDDARITKPTDIQSRIIPAAVKGRDIIGQSQTGTGKTLSFLLPIVQNVDPKLQELQAIIVAPTRELAWQIHEELKSLLVKEPDFIKTSLITGGMDRERQIGRVKVSPQIVIGTPGRILDLFKEQALKPHFVKHYVIDEADQMLDMGFLPEVDRIAQALPEQLQMMVFSATIPEKLQPFLKKYMNNPRYAHVDPKQQTAKKIVHHTIPVKHRERSELTLKVAKALNPYICLIFTNTKAEAIEVEALFLEAGLNVGSLHGDLPARRRKQAIKEINDAKYQYVIVTDLAARGIDISGVSHVINHGIPKDLDFYVHRVGRTGRVDQDGLAYTLFEDHENGMINRLEDRGIQFTNVDVKGSQIVEVKERRRAKPHMKTAVSKTAHSRLSGEAAKAKKRVKPGYKKKHQYKLKETAKRERIKEQRGVGRAQRKENARKSK; from the coding sequence ATGAATGGATTCAGCCATTATCAATTACACCCGTTCGTCATCGAAGCACTCGATGACGCCCGCATCACAAAACCGACCGACATTCAGTCGCGGATCATCCCAGCTGCAGTAAAGGGGCGCGATATCATCGGTCAATCACAAACAGGAACAGGAAAAACGTTATCGTTCCTTCTTCCAATCGTTCAAAACGTCGATCCGAAGCTTCAAGAATTACAGGCGATCATCGTTGCTCCGACGCGTGAACTTGCTTGGCAAATCCATGAAGAACTAAAATCGTTACTCGTGAAAGAACCTGACTTCATCAAAACGAGTCTCATTACAGGTGGGATGGATCGCGAACGTCAAATTGGTCGTGTTAAAGTCTCGCCACAAATCGTCATCGGAACACCGGGACGTATTTTAGATTTATTCAAGGAACAAGCATTGAAGCCGCATTTCGTGAAGCACTACGTCATCGATGAAGCGGATCAAATGCTCGATATGGGGTTCTTGCCAGAAGTTGACCGGATTGCTCAAGCTCTTCCAGAACAGCTTCAGATGATGGTCTTCTCAGCAACGATTCCTGAGAAATTGCAACCGTTTTTGAAAAAATACATGAACAACCCGCGTTACGCCCATGTGGATCCGAAACAGCAGACAGCGAAGAAAATCGTTCACCATACGATTCCAGTCAAGCACCGTGAGCGCTCAGAGTTGACGCTAAAAGTCGCGAAAGCGTTGAACCCTTATATCTGTCTGATCTTTACGAACACAAAAGCAGAAGCAATCGAAGTCGAAGCTTTGTTCCTAGAAGCAGGACTTAATGTTGGTTCTCTTCACGGTGATCTCCCGGCTCGTCGCCGGAAACAAGCGATCAAGGAAATCAACGATGCGAAGTACCAGTATGTCATCGTGACGGATCTTGCTGCACGTGGAATCGATATTTCAGGTGTCTCACACGTCATCAACCACGGTATTCCGAAAGACTTGGACTTCTACGTTCACCGTGTTGGTCGGACAGGTCGTGTCGATCAAGATGGATTGGCGTACACGCTGTTTGAAGATCACGAGAACGGTATGATCAATCGCTTAGAGGATCGTGGCATTCAATTTACGAACGTCGATGTCAAAGGCAGTCAAATCGTCGAAGTCAAAGAACGCCGCCGTGCGAAGCCGCACATGAAGACTGCCGTCTCGAAGACAGCGCATAGTCGCCTTTCGGGTGAAGCAGCAAAAGCGAAAAAACGTGTTAAACCAGGTTATAAGAAGAAACATCAATATAAGCTGAAAGAAACAGCAAAACGTGAACGCATCAAAGAACAACGTGGTGTCGGTCGCGCGCAACGTAAAGAAAACGCCCGCAAATCAAAATAA